One Coccinella septempunctata chromosome 1, icCocSept1.1, whole genome shotgun sequence DNA window includes the following coding sequences:
- the LOC123322914 gene encoding uncharacterized protein LOC123322914 gives MGQLPEPRVRPSRPFLHTGVDYAGPLTLKAWKGRGAKTHKGWVCVFVCFATSAVHLEAVSDYTTESFIAAFRRFTARRGICETLYSDCGTNFMGADATLKTMFSKASSQNQVIAELLLKEGTNWCFNPPAAPHMGGKWEAAVKSFKYHLARATKDQPFTMEELITLLTQIEAILNSRPLEPLSDDPEDCSALTPGHFLIGTALNTVPEPSLEDLSTSRLSRWQLIQQRTQQFWSKWSTQFLQRQLSISKWHHPAHDIKVGSLVLLTDERLPPCKWPLGRVMAVHPGTDGLVRVVTLKTSTSTLTRPISKLAILPVSTPDEARKNFNPSSLLDN, from the coding sequence ATGGGCCAGTTACCAGAACCACGCGTTAGACCATCTCGTCCCTTTCTCCACACTGGTGTAGACTACGCCGGACCTCTCACTCtcaaagcctggaaaggaagagGAGCAAAGACACACAAAGGCTGGGTTTGTGTGTTTGTCTGCTTCGCCACCTCAGCAGTCCACCTCGAAGCCGTAAGTGATTACACTACCGAATCATTTATCGCTGCGTTCCGTAGGTTTACCGCTCGACGAGGCATCTGTGAAACCTTATACTCAGACTGCGGAACCAACTTCATGGGAGCCGATGCCACTCTCAAGACCATGTTCTCAAAGGCCTCCTCACAAAACCAGGTCATCGCCGAACTCCTCTTGAAAGAAGGTACTAACTGGTGCTTCAACCCACCGGCAGCTCCTCACATGGGAGGAAAATGGGAAGCAGCAGtgaaatctttcaaatatcaCCTCGCCCGGGCTACCAAGGATCAGCCATTCACCATGGAAGAGCTGATCACACTCCTCACACAGATCGAAGCCATCCTCAATTCTAGACCTCTCGAACCGCTCAGCGATGATCCTGAAGACTGCTCCGCTCTCACACCAGGCCACTTCTTAATAGGTACAGCTCTGAACACCGTACCTGAGCCATCTCTCGAAGACCTCTCGACTTCTCGACTGTCAAGATGGCAGTTAATTCAGCAACGCACCCAGCAGTTCTGGTCCAAATGGTCAACTCAATTTCTACAACGTCAACTGTCCATCTCAAAGTGGCACCATCCAGCCCATGACATAAAGGTTGGGTCACTAGTACTCCTCACCGATGAAAGATTACCTCCATGCAAGTGGCCATTAGGGCGAGTAATGGCTGTGCACCCAGGGACAGACGGCCTTGTTCGTGTCGTCACTCTCAAGACCTCCACGTCCACTCTAACCAGACCGATCTCGAAGTTGGCAATCCTGCCAGTGTCCACTCCAGACGAAGCAAGAAAGAATTTCAACCCCTCAAGTCTTCTCGATAACTAA
- the LOC123322913 gene encoding uncharacterized protein LOC123322913 produces the protein MASSKKELLKDQLKDQLTDPLKDSTASDQRKEGSSDHLMPSQDEASSIDPPKEGPRTRSRSRLVTPGLMIKMATQLNRLKIMKDISAGLVDEPSEWTTSKLESLQERLDEQHKGFLKTHAHFESAWPESQIEHPYFSNDVFVEEEFLYASSSSRIRHLKEELEPPQPSSQPSSQPTASSTSAQPRLPDIPLPVFSGDYSSWPGFKDLFQSLVIQNTSISDVERLHYLRSSLQSTPLKLISGLALTGASFPIAWDSLLSQYENKRLLLAALCDKIFSTPHCSPQKNPRLYYKTLLTNLVEALQGLTALGQSLDSCDFLLVYVITKHLDRSTREKWESQLGSSTESPPLTKLMDFLQAHTRSLEWLEEPEDSSKTPASRPKTSYSHAAASTATSSKVSSSKVCSKPVSGVVPPRVVAKTAAKSPQRPVRPNGLPSYNCDDCGDEHFIATCPRYHSRHPSERHEVVHRRQLCYNCLGRHNVRSCRSHQTCRLCSDRHHSSLHDHIIMVSSARTPQASSARTPQASSSRPTSKPSEAKPATSKRA, from the coding sequence ATGGCCTCCTCGAAAaaagaacttctcaaagaccAGCTCAAAGACCAGCTCACAGACCCCCTCAAAGACTCGACCGCCTCTGATCAGCGGAAAGAAGGATCATCTGACCACCTCATGCCGTCTCAAGACGAAGCCTCCTCAATCGACCCTCCGAAAGAGGGACCAAGGACCCGCTCAAGATCACGCCTGGTGACGCCAGGCTTAATGATCAAAATGGCCACTCAATTGAACCGCCTCAAGATCATGAAAGACATCTCGGCTGGGCTCGTTGACGAGCCCAGTGAATGGACCACCTCAAAGTTGGAAAGTCTTCAAGAACGCCTCGACGAACAACATAAAGGGTTTTTGAAAACCCACGCTCATTTTGAGAGCGCATGGCCGGAGTCTCAGATAGAACATCCTTACTTCTCGAACGACGTGTTCGTCGAAGAAGAATTCCTGTACGCCTCATCGTCTTCTCGAATCCGTCATCTCAAGGAGGAACTCGAGCCCCCTCAACCGTCATCTCAACCGTCATCTCAACCGACTGCTTCGTCGACGTCCGCTCAGCCACGCCTCCCAGATATACCTCTTCCAGTCTTCTCAGGCGACTACTCCAGTTGGCCAGGATTCAAGGACCTCTTCCAGTCCCTTGTAATCCAGAACACCTCCATATCTGATGTCGAACGCCTCCACTACTTACGATCGTCTCTTCAGTCAACTCCTCTCAAGCTAATTTCTGGCTTAGCCCTCACTGGCGCCTCGTTCCCCATAGCATGGGATAGCCTCCTCTCTCAATATGAGAACAAACGTCTTCTCTTGGCAGCTCTTTGCGATAAGATATTCTCAACGCCTCACTGTTCTCCTCAAAAAAATCCTCGTCTTTATTACAAGACACTCCTCACCAACCTTGTAGAAGCTCTACAAGGTTTGACCGCTCTCGGCCAGTCACTGGATTCATGCGACTTCCTGCTGGTCTATGTCATCACGAAACATCTCGACCGCTCAACTCGCGAAAAGTGGGAATCCCAACTGGGATCCTCCACCGAATCGCCTCCTCTCACCAAACTTATGGACTTCCTCCAGGCCCATACCCGCTCTTTGGAGTGGCTGGAAGAACCTGAAGACTCCTCAAAAACGCCCGCCTCACGACCTAAAACGTCGTACTCGCACGCTGCCGCCTCCACTGCCACCTCATCCAAAGTCTCCTCGTCAAAGGTCTGCTCAAAGCCCGTCTCGGGTGTAGTGCCTCCTCGTGTTGTGGCGAAAACCGCCGCAAAGTCTCCTCAACGACCAGTTCGCCCCAATGGATTGCCCTCTTACAATTGTGACGACTGCGGTGACGAACACTTCATCGCCACTTGTCCTCGCTACCACAGCCGTCATCCATCGGAAAGACACGAAGTGGTTCATCGAAGACAGTTGTGCTACAATTGTCTTGGCCGTCACAATGTCCGCTCATGTAGGTCTCATCAAACATGCCGGTTGTGCTCTGATCGACATCACTCCTCACTCCATGACCACATCATCATGGTCTCCTCCGCCAGAACTCCTCAAGCCTCCTCAGCCAGAACCCCTCAAGCCTCCTCGTCTAGGCCTACTTCTAAGCCCAGTGAAGCTAAGCCAGCCACCTCAAAAAGGGCCTGA